In one window of Candidatus Scalindua sp. DNA:
- a CDS encoding PilZ domain-containing protein — translation MNIISKSSTNPKIFIIEIEGNLTGRDALRFQEYLFGCLDKGCHYQLIDLKQVNKIDGLGINILGYFIDRGMKIRLFNVQTDIRIILRLSGKEKIIMVFDETDSNRSVCLFEEENILGNNSIVKCAKSRRNPRVNTSLKTEFTYHRDFNTKISASAAVLNISEQGLLVEQIMTFDTKTGEEHEAKGLAGSELDELKLEINNSSGIIETSGVCVWESKKKKNQTAGIRFTGMDEKDKIVINNFIKTL, via the coding sequence ATGAACATTATATCAAAATCTTCAACTAATCCAAAAATTTTCATTATCGAGATTGAGGGAAATCTGACTGGTAGAGACGCTTTAAGATTCCAGGAATACCTGTTCGGTTGTTTAGATAAAGGTTGTCATTACCAGTTAATTGACCTGAAACAAGTAAACAAAATTGATGGACTTGGAATAAATATCCTTGGCTATTTTATAGATCGCGGCATGAAAATCCGATTGTTCAACGTACAGACTGATATACGAATCATTTTACGATTATCAGGAAAAGAAAAAATTATTATGGTGTTTGATGAAACTGACAGCAACAGATCCGTTTGCCTTTTTGAAGAAGAGAACATATTGGGAAATAACTCAATAGTCAAGTGTGCCAAGAGTAGACGCAACCCCAGGGTCAATACCTCTCTCAAAACAGAATTTACCTATCACCGAGACTTTAATACTAAAATATCTGCCTCGGCTGCAGTTTTAAACATAAGCGAACAGGGGCTCCTTGTTGAACAGATAATGACCTTTGATACAAAAACCGGTGAAGAACATGAAGCTAAAGGACTGGCGGGAAGTGAGCTTGATGAACTGAAACTAGAAATAAATAATAGTTCAGGGATTATTGAGACATCGGGTGTATGTGTCTGGGAGTCAAAAAAGAAGAAGAACCAAACTGCGGGGATCCGTTTTACAGGAATGGACGAAAAAGACAAAATCGTGATAAATAACTTTATAAAAACTCTCTAA
- a CDS encoding HAD family hydrolase, with protein MTYAVFLDRDGTINNDSGYVHKPEDLLILPGVIEGLQLLNRYKLFIITNQSGVGRGYFTIEEFFIFNDLLVTKLNENNITIENTYCCPHRPDADCDCRKPKIKHLKDAEKKYKIDLSQSYVIGDRASDIEMGRRGGCKTMLVLSGHLKKHDNLATKPDIIVNDLYEGAKIITEKS; from the coding sequence GTGACATATGCTGTTTTTCTGGATAGAGACGGAACTATTAATAATGATTCTGGCTATGTTCACAAGCCAGAAGATCTCCTAATTCTGCCTGGTGTGATTGAGGGATTACAATTATTAAATAGGTACAAGCTTTTCATAATTACCAACCAATCTGGTGTCGGAAGGGGATACTTTACTATAGAGGAGTTTTTTATCTTTAATGACCTCCTGGTGACAAAACTGAATGAAAATAATATTACCATCGAAAACACTTATTGCTGCCCACACAGACCTGATGCTGATTGTGACTGCAGAAAACCAAAAATAAAACATTTAAAAGATGCAGAAAAAAAGTATAAAATAGACCTTTCTCAATCGTATGTTATCGGAGATCGGGCTTCTGACATCGAGATGGGAAGGAGAGGGGGATGTAAGACTATGCTTGTGTTGAGCGGACATCTGAAAAAACATGATAATCTTGCCACTAAACCCGATATTATAGTTAACGATTTATATGAGGGGGCAAAAATTATTACAGAAAAAAGCTGA
- a CDS encoding polysaccharide export protein: MKLLNLVAFFLINACIVILTIVPSITLHAENYSSYDYTLGPEDVIEIKVWDNDDLNLTVEISQEGSFTFPLIGTVKAQGLSVLQLEKLIRDRLSDGYIMSPQVNIYVNSYRTQKVFVLGQVKNPGVYNIKSNIYLLELISMAGGFTDQAEHSVTIVRSRSSQNVGEVVSRSGKQEEIYKIDLGEFKEDRKHDAFVIKNGDYIYVNKKSRFFITGQVMKTGDFAWEKDLTVRQALSLAGGTTTSAAEKHITIIRVKNEKEVIVKVKMEDLVEPNDVIQVPERLF, from the coding sequence GTGAAATTATTAAATCTCGTTGCATTTTTTTTGATAAATGCTTGTATTGTAATATTGACTATTGTGCCATCAATCACTCTTCATGCCGAAAATTATTCTTCATATGATTACACTTTAGGACCTGAAGATGTTATTGAAATCAAGGTGTGGGATAACGATGATTTGAACCTTACAGTAGAAATTTCACAAGAAGGATCATTTACCTTTCCCCTTATTGGTACTGTTAAAGCACAAGGTCTTTCAGTCTTGCAACTTGAAAAACTTATCCGAGACAGATTGTCAGACGGTTACATAATGTCTCCCCAGGTAAATATTTACGTAAATAGTTATAGAACACAGAAGGTGTTTGTCCTTGGTCAGGTGAAAAACCCGGGAGTATATAATATAAAAAGTAATATCTATCTCTTAGAATTAATTTCTATGGCTGGAGGATTTACCGATCAAGCGGAACACTCAGTTACCATAGTACGATCCAGATCCTCTCAAAATGTTGGGGAGGTGGTATCTCGCTCGGGAAAACAGGAAGAGATATACAAGATTGATCTTGGAGAGTTTAAAGAAGACAGAAAACACGACGCCTTTGTCATAAAAAACGGAGATTATATCTACGTCAACAAGAAATCACGTTTTTTCATAACAGGGCAGGTAATGAAAACTGGGGATTTTGCCTGGGAAAAAGATTTGACAGTTCGTCAGGCTCTCTCTCTTGCGGGAGGCACAACCACTTCTGCAGCTGAAAAGCACATTACGATCATTCGTGTAAAAAACGAGAAAGAAGTTATCGTAAAGGTAAAAATGGAAGATCTGGTTGAGCCTAATGATGTTATTCAGGTTCCAGAACGTCTCTTTTAA
- a CDS encoding NTP transferase domain-containing protein, whose product MTQAVILAAGKSTRTWPLTLTKPKPLLKVMNKEIIKHNLDALQGLVDEVIIIVGFMKEMIINEIGHKQGKLRITYVEQLSQLGTGHALEQVEGLIKDRFLVIGGDDIFSRKDIQSCLNHKYAVLGCKVENPDRFGVFVVEKKEVKKIVEKPKKFVSDLANTGLYVFDRAVFTHKLQKSQRDEYEIVDYVNVLVKKEKVVCEEVKEQWLSVGYPWDLLTVNNALVSGIKNNSHGKIEKNVNIHGKVSIGENTKILSGTYIEGNVVIGDDCKIGPNCYLRGNTSIGNNCHIGHAVEIKNSIIMDKAKVPHLSYIGDSVIGENSNLGAGTITANLRHDNKNIKSIVKHEVVDTGLRKFGAIIADNVHTGINTMIYPGRKIWPGVSTKPGEKIFKDRLK is encoded by the coding sequence ATGACACAAGCCGTGATTTTAGCTGCAGGGAAAAGTACAAGAACCTGGCCTTTGACATTGACCAAACCTAAACCGTTACTCAAGGTAATGAATAAAGAGATAATAAAACACAATCTTGATGCCTTGCAAGGATTGGTCGATGAAGTGATCATAATAGTTGGCTTTATGAAAGAGATGATAATAAATGAGATTGGTCACAAACAGGGAAAATTACGGATAACATATGTGGAGCAACTATCACAACTAGGCACAGGTCACGCACTTGAACAGGTTGAAGGATTAATTAAAGACAGGTTCCTGGTAATCGGTGGTGATGATATCTTTTCCAGGAAAGACATACAGTCATGTTTAAACCATAAATATGCTGTCCTGGGATGCAAGGTTGAAAATCCTGACAGATTCGGTGTTTTTGTTGTCGAAAAAAAAGAAGTAAAAAAAATTGTGGAAAAACCTAAAAAATTTGTTTCAGATTTAGCAAATACAGGTTTATATGTTTTTGACAGAGCAGTGTTTACCCATAAACTACAAAAAAGTCAACGGGATGAATACGAAATAGTAGATTATGTAAATGTACTGGTAAAAAAGGAAAAAGTGGTATGTGAGGAGGTTAAAGAGCAGTGGTTGTCTGTCGGGTATCCCTGGGATTTACTTACAGTAAATAATGCATTAGTTTCTGGAATCAAAAATAACTCACATGGAAAAATTGAGAAAAATGTTAACATACATGGCAAAGTATCAATAGGAGAGAATACGAAAATTTTGTCTGGTACATATATCGAAGGAAACGTTGTTATTGGTGATGATTGTAAAATTGGACCTAACTGTTACTTGAGAGGAAATACATCTATCGGTAATAACTGCCATATCGGGCATGCGGTTGAAATTAAAAATAGCATCATAATGGACAAAGCAAAAGTACCTCATCTTTCCTACATAGGAGATAGTGTCATTGGTGAGAACAGTAATCTGGGTGCCGGCACAATAACGGCAAATCTGCGCCATGACAATAAAAATATAAAATCAATCGTCAAACATGAAGTAGTTGATACTGGTTTAAGGAAATTTGGAGCTATCATTGCCGATAATGTTCACACGGGCATCAATACTATGATCTACCCTGGTAGAAAGATCTGGCCTGGGGTCAGCACAAAACCGGGAGAGAAAATTTTTAAGGACAGATTGAAATAA
- the glmM gene encoding phosphoglucosamine mutase gives MEKLFGTDGIRGVANKSPITPEMVLNLGKVIASVFKEKCGKKRPKFLVGKDTRRSGYMIENALTAGILSAGADAVMLGVLPTPAIAFLTKLLKADAGLVISASHNPAEDNGIKIFRSDGQKLSVSYEEEIEAKVLEKEIKTESIRGKLIGKLDKMQDAKGRYIEFAKASIESACLAGLTIVLDCANGAAYSTAPQVFRELGAEVVVLNDRPDGLNINLDCGALHPENMIDTVKKVKADIGIALDGDADRVIVCDEEGNFIDGDQIIAICAVSMQKKGSLHKSGVAVTIMTNKGFDIAMEENGIQVVKTQVGDRHVIEAMRENGYVLGGEQSGHIIFLNNTTTGDGIISALQLLLIIKEEGKKLSELAKCMTPLPQVIKNIEVKEKKDINSLQAKKVITYAENTLGKKGRIVVRYSGTQNMCRVMVEGENQEDITKITNEIANAIKSEIGV, from the coding sequence ATGGAAAAACTATTCGGAACTGATGGGATTAGGGGTGTTGCAAATAAATCACCTATAACACCCGAAATGGTACTTAATTTAGGAAAGGTGATTGCTTCGGTTTTCAAAGAAAAGTGTGGCAAAAAAAGGCCCAAGTTTCTTGTTGGAAAAGATACCAGGCGCAGTGGCTACATGATAGAAAATGCACTGACTGCTGGAATTTTATCCGCAGGTGCTGATGCCGTAATGCTTGGTGTCCTGCCGACACCTGCAATTGCCTTCTTAACAAAATTATTAAAGGCAGATGCCGGCCTTGTCATCAGCGCATCACATAATCCCGCTGAAGATAATGGCATAAAGATTTTCCGATCTGATGGACAGAAATTATCAGTAAGTTATGAAGAGGAGATTGAAGCAAAGGTTCTTGAGAAGGAGATAAAAACAGAATCAATACGAGGTAAACTAATCGGAAAATTAGACAAAATGCAGGATGCAAAAGGAAGATACATAGAATTTGCGAAGGCTTCCATAGAGAGTGCATGCCTTGCAGGGTTAACAATTGTGTTAGATTGTGCCAATGGTGCCGCTTACAGTACCGCACCTCAAGTCTTCAGAGAGTTGGGTGCAGAAGTCGTGGTACTGAATGACAGGCCTGATGGCCTGAATATTAACTTAGACTGTGGGGCATTGCATCCAGAAAATATGATAGACACGGTAAAAAAAGTGAAGGCGGACATTGGAATCGCATTAGATGGTGATGCAGATAGAGTTATAGTTTGTGATGAAGAAGGAAATTTTATTGATGGTGATCAGATAATTGCAATATGTGCTGTTTCAATGCAAAAAAAGGGGAGCTTACACAAGAGCGGTGTTGCCGTAACCATCATGACTAATAAAGGATTTGATATCGCAATGGAAGAGAATGGCATCCAGGTCGTCAAGACACAGGTGGGAGATAGACACGTAATTGAAGCAATGAGGGAAAATGGGTATGTCTTAGGCGGTGAGCAGTCAGGTCATATCATATTCTTAAATAATACCACTACGGGTGACGGTATTATCTCTGCTTTGCAATTGTTACTGATCATTAAAGAAGAAGGAAAGAAATTAAGTGAATTAGCGAAATGTATGACACCGCTGCCCCAGGTAATTAAAAATATCGAAGTAAAAGAGAAAAAAGATATCAATTCACTGCAAGCAAAAAAAGTAATCACTTATGCAGAAAATACGCTTGGAAAAAAAGGAAGAATAGTTGTCCGATATTCGGGAACACAAAATATGTGTAGAGTAATGGTTGAAGGTGAGAACCAAGAGGATATTACTAAAATAACCAATGAAATTGCAAATGCGATAAAAAGCGAAATAGGAGTTTAA
- a CDS encoding outer-membrane lipoprotein carrier protein LolA codes for MKKNILKVIGFSFCILIIYVNNLSCEEKYENKLDEILHYVEDASQQVKTMAADIAYTRNIPLLDSVETSHGKLKYKKPKKMKIDFFPPRNEVNVFDGTYMWIYHPEEKQVEKYKIDDGVNAPHEVDLFELGYEYSVDNIKNKYDISIIDDLTNLEGTIFHLELIPKETTESQYSRILLWIKETEWLPSQFQLFESDGEIVNTIALSNININGEISDNTFRLELPDTVEIIEPFK; via the coding sequence ATGAAGAAAAATATTCTCAAAGTGATTGGTTTTTCTTTCTGCATTCTCATTATTTATGTAAATAACCTGTCATGTGAAGAGAAATATGAGAATAAACTGGATGAAATATTACACTATGTAGAGGATGCCAGTCAGCAGGTAAAGACCATGGCTGCGGACATAGCATATACGAGAAATATACCCCTGCTCGATTCTGTTGAAACATCCCATGGAAAGCTCAAATACAAGAAACCAAAAAAAATGAAGATAGATTTCTTTCCCCCAAGAAATGAGGTAAATGTTTTCGATGGTACCTATATGTGGATTTACCATCCGGAAGAAAAACAGGTTGAAAAATACAAGATTGATGATGGTGTAAATGCTCCTCATGAAGTTGATCTTTTCGAACTTGGCTATGAGTACTCTGTAGATAATATAAAAAACAAGTATGATATTTCAATCATAGACGATTTAACAAATTTAGAAGGAACAATATTCCATTTAGAACTAATACCAAAAGAGACTACTGAATCTCAATATTCTCGAATCCTGTTATGGATAAAAGAAACGGAGTGGCTCCCTTCACAATTTCAACTGTTCGAAAGTGATGGTGAAATCGTAAACACTATAGCCTTGAGCAATATTAATATAAACGGAGAAATATCCGATAATACTTTCAGACTGGAATTACCGGATACTGTAGAAATAATAGAACCCTTTAAATGA
- the hydG gene encoding [FeFe] hydrogenase H-cluster radical SAM maturase HydG, giving the protein MKNFINEDKISYILEKTESPSNQSVKTIINKSLQLKGLSPAEASVLLNCEDVILLDRIFTTARQIKDLIYGNRIVLFAPLYLSDRCINNCLYCGFSRETSNSDKRILSTKEVREETKALISQGHKRLLLVSAEDPAVTIDYLEEVIKTVYETKSGNGSIRRLNVNVAPMSIQDFKRLKHTGIGTYQLFQETYHSSTYNNMHLGGPKSDYLKRLYACSNAQRAGIDDVGIGALFGLYDYRFEVLALLLHALHLEKTFGVGPHTISIPRLEPAFGSNISVHPPYRVSDLELKKIIAILRLAVPYTGIILSTREKVSLRNELFHLGVSQISAGSKTGPGSYSGKGNSQGQFSISDIRSLAEVVEDLTSMGFLPSFCTSCYRSGRTGGNFMSLAKPGEIKKLCQPNALLTFEEYLLDHKPELSRKTENLVSSELEKIEDPEVRKITSNCIKSLIQGERDLYL; this is encoded by the coding sequence ATGAAAAACTTTATTAACGAAGACAAAATATCTTATATCCTGGAGAAAACAGAAAGTCCTTCCAATCAAAGTGTTAAGACTATAATTAATAAGTCCTTACAATTAAAAGGCCTGAGTCCCGCAGAGGCATCCGTCCTTCTTAATTGTGAAGATGTTATTCTATTAGACAGGATCTTTACAACTGCCAGACAGATCAAGGATTTAATTTACGGAAACCGCATTGTATTATTTGCCCCGCTCTATTTGTCAGATAGATGTATTAACAACTGCCTTTATTGTGGTTTCAGCCGGGAGACCTCAAATAGTGACAAGCGGATTTTAAGCACAAAAGAAGTGAGGGAAGAAACGAAGGCCCTCATCTCACAGGGACACAAACGGTTACTCCTTGTTTCAGCAGAAGATCCGGCAGTCACTATCGATTACTTAGAAGAAGTTATTAAAACCGTCTATGAAACAAAGTCAGGAAACGGCTCAATAAGGCGATTGAATGTTAATGTCGCACCAATGAGTATCCAGGATTTTAAAAGGCTTAAACATACCGGTATAGGAACCTATCAGTTATTTCAGGAAACATACCATTCGAGCACGTATAATAACATGCACCTCGGTGGGCCGAAGTCTGATTATTTAAAGCGGCTTTATGCCTGCAGTAATGCTCAAAGAGCCGGTATAGACGATGTGGGTATCGGGGCGTTATTTGGCCTCTATGATTACAGGTTCGAGGTATTGGCACTTCTTTTACATGCACTTCACCTTGAGAAAACATTTGGCGTTGGCCCGCATACTATTTCAATTCCACGACTTGAACCCGCTTTCGGCTCTAATATTTCTGTTCACCCGCCCTATCGGGTTTCAGATCTTGAACTTAAAAAAATCATTGCGATTCTCAGACTGGCCGTTCCCTATACGGGCATCATCCTTTCAACAAGGGAGAAGGTATCCTTGAGAAATGAGCTCTTCCATCTTGGAGTATCACAGATATCGGCCGGTTCAAAGACCGGTCCAGGGAGTTACAGTGGTAAGGGGAATTCTCAAGGGCAGTTCAGCATATCTGACATCCGTTCACTTGCCGAAGTGGTAGAAGATTTGACTTCCATGGGATTCCTCCCAAGTTTCTGCACCTCATGTTATCGATCAGGTAGAACCGGCGGGAATTTTATGAGCCTTGCGAAACCAGGAGAGATCAAAAAACTCTGTCAACCAAACGCTCTTCTCACTTTCGAGGAATATCTTCTCGATCACAAGCCAGAGTTGTCCCGAAAGACTGAGAATCTCGTATCCTCAGAGCTTGAGAAAATTGAAGATCCAGAGGTCCGGAAAATAACTTCAAACTGCATAAAATCTCTGATTCAAGGTGAAAGAGATCTCTATTTATAG
- the hydE gene encoding [FeFe] hydrogenase H-cluster radical SAM maturase HydE — protein MCYAIPGNVKSIAGNLITVDYFGEERKARNDFYELRVGDYIYAQGGFVVQKIDEKVAGEILDAWRELFFELKKIDGRLSRLYNDKPNVDKEFLKIINRAAYGRSITDQEALKLLLSEDPDEVTVLHNAANFIRQKFLGNACCVHGIIEFSNICACRCTYCGINAENTLLNRFSLDTEEILEVVADAVKRFGFKGIVLQSGEDHTYRSEDILHLIKEIRENYPVFIFLSVGEREEVFYQKAFDAGAKGVLFRFETSDQNLYSTLHPHSSIKERTRFIRLLKNIGYIIATGSLIGLPGQSPENVIDDFLFAKDLGCDMYSFGPFIPHPDTPLSAGKTPDIEYVLKALSVLRLIDPYGKILVTTALESLNSQARREALMGGANSIMLNLTPKDYVGFYDIYPNRATVDVSVEDQIEDALKLLKSIGRAPTDLGI, from the coding sequence ATGTGTTACGCCATTCCCGGAAACGTAAAGAGTATTGCTGGCAACCTTATTACAGTGGATTATTTTGGAGAAGAGAGGAAGGCAAGAAACGATTTTTACGAGCTCCGGGTGGGAGACTATATTTATGCACAGGGAGGGTTTGTTGTACAAAAAATAGATGAAAAGGTTGCAGGGGAAATCCTTGACGCGTGGAGGGAGCTGTTCTTTGAGCTTAAGAAAATTGACGGACGATTATCCAGATTGTATAATGACAAGCCTAATGTGGATAAGGAGTTTCTGAAGATTATCAACAGGGCGGCATATGGCAGGTCAATAACGGACCAGGAAGCCTTGAAATTACTGTTAAGCGAAGATCCTGATGAAGTGACGGTATTACACAACGCCGCAAACTTCATTCGGCAGAAATTTTTAGGTAATGCCTGCTGTGTGCATGGAATTATTGAGTTCTCAAATATCTGTGCCTGTCGATGTACATACTGCGGTATAAACGCGGAGAACACTCTCCTCAATAGATTCAGTCTTGATACCGAAGAGATTCTTGAAGTTGTTGCGGATGCGGTAAAACGTTTCGGATTTAAGGGTATCGTTTTGCAATCCGGTGAAGACCATACTTACCGTTCGGAAGATATTTTACATCTAATCAAGGAGATAAGGGAAAATTATCCTGTTTTTATTTTCCTGAGTGTGGGAGAAAGGGAAGAGGTTTTTTATCAAAAGGCTTTTGATGCAGGAGCTAAGGGTGTCCTGTTTAGGTTTGAGACGTCAGATCAAAATCTATATTCAACGTTACATCCTCATTCCTCCATTAAAGAGAGGACCAGGTTTATCAGGCTCTTGAAGAACATCGGATACATTATTGCTACAGGAAGTCTCATTGGTCTTCCGGGACAGAGTCCTGAAAACGTTATCGATGACTTTCTGTTTGCAAAGGATCTGGGTTGTGATATGTATTCGTTCGGTCCATTTATTCCGCATCCTGATACCCCGCTTTCAGCCGGTAAAACACCAGATATAGAATATGTGCTCAAAGCCCTTTCTGTCTTGAGACTTATTGATCCGTATGGGAAAATCCTTGTAACCACGGCCCTGGAGTCTCTTAACTCACAGGCAAGAAGGGAAGCCCTTATGGGGGGAGCAAACTCAATAATGCTGAACCTTACGCCCAAAGATTATGTTGGATTCTACGATATTTACCCCAACAGGGCAACGGTAGACGTATCAGTGGAGGATCAGATAGAAGATGCGCTGAAATTACTTAAAAGTATTGGAAGGGCCCCTACGGACCTGGGTATTTAA
- the thiC gene encoding phosphomethylpyrimidine synthase ThiC: protein MKTQLERARDGEITPQMREAAQYDDVSPEFIREGLAKGQIVIYGNPQREARVVGIGKGLRTKINASIGTSPDIIDFDMEVEKALVAEKTGADTLMELSTGGDLAEVRRRVLDATKLTVGTVPLYQAAIETIRKKGSVIHMEADYLFEIIEKQAAEGIGFMAIHCGINLITLERLKRQGYRFGGLVSRGGSFLTAWMNHNKRENPLYEQIDRLIDIMKKYDVILSLGNGLRAGAVHDSTDRAQIQELIINSEVAEYAQKKGVQIIVEGPGHIPIDEIEANVIIQKRMSNNAPFYMLGPITTDVAPGYDHITSAIGAALSSRYGADFICYVTPPEHLALPKPDDVREGVIAAKIAVHIGDMVKLGDKAKNRDLKMGIARRDLDWKTQYETAITSEKAKQIRGERPPADDDTCTMCGNVCSLKGVREYYEDDLNESRKKSVSTAL, encoded by the coding sequence ATGAAGACTCAACTCGAAAGGGCAAGGGATGGTGAAATAACGCCTCAAATGAGAGAGGCGGCACAATATGATGATGTGAGCCCTGAATTTATCCGTGAGGGTCTTGCGAAAGGTCAGATTGTAATCTATGGTAATCCGCAAAGAGAGGCACGGGTTGTTGGTATCGGGAAAGGGCTCAGAACAAAGATTAATGCGAGCATTGGGACTTCTCCGGATATAATAGACTTTGATATGGAAGTTGAAAAGGCGCTGGTTGCTGAAAAAACCGGTGCTGACACGCTGATGGAACTTTCAACGGGGGGTGATTTGGCTGAAGTGAGAAGGAGGGTTCTCGATGCTACAAAATTAACGGTAGGAACTGTCCCGCTTTATCAGGCTGCCATAGAAACTATCCGCAAAAAAGGTTCCGTGATTCATATGGAAGCTGACTACCTGTTTGAAATTATTGAAAAGCAGGCAGCAGAGGGGATCGGCTTTATGGCTATCCATTGCGGTATTAACCTCATCACCTTGGAACGTTTAAAGAGGCAGGGATATCGGTTTGGAGGGCTGGTAAGTAGAGGCGGCTCTTTTTTGACAGCATGGATGAACCACAATAAGAGGGAAAATCCCCTCTATGAACAGATCGACAGGCTCATTGACATCATGAAGAAATACGATGTTATCTTAAGTCTTGGCAATGGCTTGAGGGCAGGTGCGGTACATGATAGTACCGATCGCGCCCAGATTCAGGAATTGATCATTAACTCAGAGGTTGCAGAATATGCCCAGAAGAAGGGGGTACAGATAATTGTGGAAGGGCCCGGACACATCCCTATCGATGAAATAGAAGCAAATGTTATCATTCAGAAACGGATGAGTAATAATGCACCGTTTTATATGCTTGGTCCCATCACAACTGATGTCGCACCCGGATATGATCATATTACATCGGCTATCGGTGCCGCTTTGTCATCTCGATATGGTGCTGACTTTATCTGCTATGTGACGCCACCGGAACACCTTGCACTTCCGAAACCTGATGATGTAAGGGAGGGTGTCATTGCGGCCAAGATTGCTGTCCATATTGGTGATATGGTGAAACTTGGTGATAAAGCTAAAAACCGTGACTTAAAGATGGGTATTGCGAGGCGTGATCTCGATTGGAAAACACAGTATGAGACTGCTATTACGTCTGAAAAGGCAAAACAGATAAGAGGTGAGAGGCCACCAGCGGATGATGATACCTGCACCATGTGTGGAAATGTGTGTTCATTAAAGGGTGTGAGAGAATATTACGAAGATGATTTAAATGAAAGCCGGAAGAAATCAGTTTCAACTGCATTGTGA